Proteins from a genomic interval of Panthera tigris isolate Pti1 chromosome A2, P.tigris_Pti1_mat1.1, whole genome shotgun sequence:
- the PEX11G gene encoding peroxisomal membrane protein 11C isoform X1 — MAALSGLASALESYRGRDRLIRTLGYCCQLVGGVLVEQCPARSEVGTRLLTLSSQLSHCRTVLRLFDDMAMFIYTKQYGLGAEEEDLFVRCVSVLGNLADQLYYPCEHIAWAADAKILRVDSARWWTLSTAFWGLSLLLGIARSLWMVLKLRQRLRDPTVAFTSRLPRSKRRALEAQVQSEVLTLLSNLADLANAVHWLPPGVLWAGRFPPWLVGLLGTVSSLLSVYQAVRAGDWTEATAP; from the exons ATCCGAACGCTGGGGTACTGTTGCCAACTGGTTGGTGGGGTCCTGGTGGAGCAGTGTCCAGCCAGGTCAGAAGTGGGGACGCGCCTGCTGACACTGTCCTCCCAACTCAGCCACTGTAGGACTGTCCTGCGACTCTTTGACGACATGGCCATGTTTATCTACACGAAGCAGTACGGCCTGGGGGCAGAG GAGGAAGACCTCTTTGTCCGCTGCGTATCCGTCCTGGGCAACCTGGCAGATCAGCTCTACTACCCCTGTGAGCACATCGCCTGGGCTGCCGATGCCAAGATCCTCCGTGTGGACTCTGCCCGGTGGTGGACACTGAGCACGGCCTTCTGGGGCCTCTCCCTGCTGCTGGGCATCGCCAG GTCATTGTGGATGGTCCTGAAACTGAGACAGAGGCTGAGGGACCCCACGGTGGCCTTTACCAG CCGGCTGCCGCGGAGCAAGAGGAGGGCCTTGGAGGCCCAGGTTCAGTCGGAGGTGCTGACTCTCCTGAGCAACCTGGCCGATCTGGCCAACGCCGTGCACTGGCTGCCTCCGGGCGTCCTGTGGGCCGGCCGCTTCCCCCCGTGGCTGGTGGGCCTCCTGGGCACCGTCTCCTCCCTCCTCAGTGTGTACCAGGCCGTCCGGGCCGGTGACTGGACCGAGGCCACCGCCCCCTGA
- the PEX11G gene encoding peroxisomal membrane protein 11C isoform X2 has translation MAMFIYTKQYGLGAEEEDLFVRCVSVLGNLADQLYYPCEHIAWAADAKILRVDSARWWTLSTAFWGLSLLLGIARSLWMVLKLRQRLRDPTVAFTSRLPRSKRRALEAQVQSEVLTLLSNLADLANAVHWLPPGVLWAGRFPPWLVGLLGTVSSLLSVYQAVRAGDWTEATAP, from the exons ATGGCCATGTTTATCTACACGAAGCAGTACGGCCTGGGGGCAGAG GAGGAAGACCTCTTTGTCCGCTGCGTATCCGTCCTGGGCAACCTGGCAGATCAGCTCTACTACCCCTGTGAGCACATCGCCTGGGCTGCCGATGCCAAGATCCTCCGTGTGGACTCTGCCCGGTGGTGGACACTGAGCACGGCCTTCTGGGGCCTCTCCCTGCTGCTGGGCATCGCCAG GTCATTGTGGATGGTCCTGAAACTGAGACAGAGGCTGAGGGACCCCACGGTGGCCTTTACCAG CCGGCTGCCGCGGAGCAAGAGGAGGGCCTTGGAGGCCCAGGTTCAGTCGGAGGTGCTGACTCTCCTGAGCAACCTGGCCGATCTGGCCAACGCCGTGCACTGGCTGCCTCCGGGCGTCCTGTGGGCCGGCCGCTTCCCCCCGTGGCTGGTGGGCCTCCTGGGCACCGTCTCCTCCCTCCTCAGTGTGTACCAGGCCGTCCGGGCCGGTGACTGGACCGAGGCCACCGCCCCCTGA